A region of [Bacteroides] pectinophilus DNA encodes the following proteins:
- a CDS encoding right-handed parallel beta-helix repeat-containing protein: protein MEIRKSKKLMAYLLAFLMVASAMSPLFVKETFAASAKTLSITEAAGWLETAYAEWTPVDGAAGYMAYVKKASESDAAFVQLDSELIRQYAGYWRADAPGLAAGSYVMNIVAVMKDGSRISCKTGTLDVKAHDRSGFAFSSKSQYGTGSGAYNDDGTLKSNAQVVYVTADTAKTCKAVVGGKEITGFQSILDAKQKDTTGTPIDFRIIGRVSLNDLDHISSSSEGIQIKGKSAYAQMNITVEGIGEDAAVHGFGFLVRNAGNVEFRNFALMAFMDDGISLDTKNCNIWVHNMDIFYGSTGGDADQAKGDGSVDVKGASTNVTISYVHFWDSGKCSLCGMSDSAEFLVTYHHNWFDHSDSRHARIRVASVHLYNNYYDGNAKYGVGTTKGSSAFVEANYFRNCKNPMMSSLQGSDARADKGTFSGENGGMIKAYGNVVEGASNLVYANSDAGTMSADSKSFDAYLASSRDEQVPSSYTTVAGGTKYNNFDTSSSYDIGVKASAVDKAEDVPAVVTKYAGRMNGGDFKWTFSASDDTNYSVDTALKSAVVSYKSSVRAIGGYNGKAEIPAETTTQAPTVKPTEKATEKATEKATQAPTVKPTEKATEKATEKETQAPTVKPTEKETQSLAPSVTETKIHNFTKNGKTSSYFKITGNLSKSKGKVTYNGLKLTKCLKIESSTKITFKTDSDSKLTLVFNASNSSAIKVDGREYALDNGILNIEIKAGEHSITKADPANLFYIEVSSKKSSSEETTTEQASESTTQAPTEKPSDSRPETPVESDIYVSPSGKASAAGSKNDPMDFVTAINKISAGKTIYMAEGTYKYTQTILINENNSGKEGAYKTVKALGGKKVTIDFDGMAEAGANRGIVLDGSYWHFYGIDICNAGDNGMLLSGDHNILELCQFYANHDSGLQISRYNTSYNTIDKWPSYNQILNCTAFNNKDEATAENADGFAAKLTCGEGNVFDGCISYCNSDDGWDLYAKPATGSIGVITIRNCVAFGNGKLTDGTGSANGDMNGFKLGGSNGACPTPHIVENCLAFNNGATGFTDNGNGGAISMKNCTAVNNGVFNSAKANFMCYRTSSGAKYTNLVSYMSDSRTGATDQFLGTVTNSIYNYKGVGTYWVNSWKATGGKTKYTGSEANDHKITSSDFVSTTIPGYNASKGSYATDYHTTLRNADGSINMNGLFQLRSSSDIARTGAGAGL, encoded by the coding sequence ATGGAAATTCGCAAATCAAAAAAGCTGATGGCCTATCTGCTTGCATTTTTAATGGTAGCATCAGCAATGAGTCCGTTATTTGTAAAAGAGACGTTTGCAGCCTCTGCTAAGACGTTATCAATTACAGAAGCGGCGGGGTGGTTGGAAACTGCATATGCAGAATGGACTCCTGTGGATGGGGCCGCAGGTTACATGGCATATGTAAAAAAGGCATCAGAATCAGATGCGGCATTTGTTCAGCTCGACAGTGAGCTTATAAGACAGTATGCAGGTTACTGGCGTGCAGATGCACCGGGACTTGCAGCAGGAAGCTATGTCATGAACATTGTTGCGGTGATGAAGGATGGTTCCAGGATAAGCTGCAAGACAGGAACACTCGATGTCAAAGCACATGACAGAAGTGGTTTTGCATTCTCATCAAAGTCTCAGTATGGTACCGGCTCAGGTGCATACAATGATGACGGAACACTTAAGAGCAATGCACAGGTCGTATATGTCACAGCTGATACAGCCAAGACATGTAAGGCTGTTGTTGGGGGTAAAGAGATTACAGGATTCCAGTCAATTCTTGATGCAAAGCAGAAGGATACAACGGGAACACCTATAGATTTTCGTATTATCGGACGTGTGTCACTTAATGATCTTGATCATATATCAAGTTCGTCAGAAGGTATCCAGATTAAGGGAAAGAGTGCTTACGCACAGATGAACATTACTGTTGAAGGTATTGGAGAAGATGCAGCAGTTCATGGATTTGGATTCCTTGTACGTAATGCCGGTAATGTTGAATTCAGAAATTTTGCACTTATGGCATTTATGGATGATGGTATCTCACTTGATACTAAGAACTGTAATATCTGGGTTCATAACATGGACATTTTCTATGGCTCAACAGGCGGAGATGCTGACCAGGCAAAAGGTGATGGATCTGTAGATGTCAAGGGTGCATCAACAAATGTTACAATTTCTTATGTACATTTCTGGGATTCAGGCAAATGCTCACTCTGCGGAATGAGCGACAGTGCAGAATTCCTTGTAACATATCATCATAACTGGTTTGACCATTCTGATTCACGTCATGCAAGAATCAGAGTTGCATCAGTACATCTTTATAATAATTATTATGACGGCAATGCCAAGTATGGTGTTGGTACAACAAAGGGAAGTTCAGCTTTTGTGGAAGCTAACTACTTCAGAAACTGCAAGAATCCTATGATGAGTTCACTTCAGGGTTCAGATGCACGCGCTGACAAAGGTACATTCTCAGGTGAGAATGGCGGAATGATTAAAGCATACGGCAATGTTGTAGAGGGTGCATCAAACCTTGTATATGCTAACTCAGATGCAGGAACCATGTCTGCTGATTCAAAGAGCTTTGACGCATATCTTGCATCATCAAGAGATGAGCAGGTTCCTTCTTCATATACAACAGTAGCAGGAGGCACAAAGTATAACAATTTTGATACATCTTCATCATATGACATTGGTGTTAAGGCATCAGCTGTAGATAAAGCAGAAGATGTACCGGCAGTTGTTACTAAGTATGCGGGAAGAATGAATGGCGGAGACTTTAAATGGACATTCAGTGCAAGCGATGATACTAATTACAGCGTTGACACAGCACTTAAGTCAGCAGTTGTAAGTTACAAGTCATCAGTACGTGCAATTGGCGGATACAATGGCAAGGCAGAGATTCCTGCAGAGACAACAACGCAGGCACCAACAGTGAAGCCAACGGAGAAGGCAACAGAAAAGGCAACAGAGAAGGCAACACAGGCACCAACAGTGAAGCCTACTGAGAAGGCAACAGAGAAGGCAACTGAAAAGGAGACACAGGCACCGACAGTAAAGCCTACAGAAAAAGAAACACAGTCTTTGGCACCATCAGTAACAGAGACAAAAATACATAACTTTACAAAGAATGGTAAGACAAGTTCTTACTTCAAAATTACCGGAAATCTTTCAAAAAGCAAGGGAAAGGTAACGTATAACGGCCTCAAGCTTACAAAGTGCCTTAAGATTGAATCTTCAACAAAGATTACATTTAAGACTGATTCAGATTCAAAGCTTACGCTCGTGTTCAATGCATCAAACAGTTCTGCTATTAAGGTTGATGGCAGGGAGTATGCGCTTGATAATGGCATTTTAAATATAGAAATAAAAGCAGGAGAGCATTCAATTACAAAAGCAGACCCGGCAAATCTTTTCTATATAGAGGTGTCGTCAAAGAAATCTTCTTCAGAAGAGACTACAACAGAGCAGGCATCTGAGAGTACTACACAGGCACCGACAGAAAAGCCTTCAGATAGCAGACCGGAGACACCGGTTGAGAGCGATATCTATGTTTCTCCATCAGGTAAGGCATCTGCAGCAGGAAGCAAGAATGACCCAATGGATTTTGTTACGGCTATAAATAAAATCTCAGCAGGTAAGACAATCTACATGGCAGAAGGTACATATAAGTATACACAGACAATCCTTATTAATGAGAATAACAGTGGTAAGGAAGGTGCTTATAAGACAGTTAAGGCCCTCGGCGGCAAGAAGGTTACTATCGATTTTGACGGAATGGCAGAAGCAGGAGCTAACAGAGGAATTGTGCTTGACGGCTCATACTGGCATTTTTACGGAATTGATATCTGTAATGCAGGCGATAACGGAATGCTTCTTTCAGGTGACCACAATATTCTTGAACTTTGCCAGTTCTATGCAAATCATGATTCAGGTCTTCAGATAAGCAGATACAACACAAGCTATAATACTATTGACAAATGGCCTTCATATAACCAGATTCTCAATTGTACCGCCTTCAATAATAAAGATGAAGCAACAGCAGAGAATGCTGATGGATTCGCAGCTAAGCTTACATGCGGAGAAGGTAATGTATTTGACGGATGCATTTCATACTGCAACAGCGATGACGGATGGGATCTGTACGCCAAGCCGGCAACAGGTTCAATAGGAGTTATAACAATCAGAAACTGCGTTGCATTCGGTAATGGCAAATTAACAGATGGAACAGGCTCTGCTAATGGAGATATGAACGGATTCAAGCTTGGAGGCAGCAACGGAGCATGCCCTACACCACATATCGTAGAGAACTGCCTTGCATTCAACAATGGTGCAACAGGCTTTACTGATAACGGCAATGGCGGAGCAATAAGCATGAAGAACTGTACAGCAGTTAATAATGGCGTATTCAATTCAGCCAAAGCTAACTTTATGTGCTACAGGACTTCATCAGGTGCAAAATATACGAACCTTGTTTCGTATATGTCTGACAGCAGGACAGGCGCAACTGACCAGTTCCTTGGAACAGTAACTAACTCAATTTATAATTATAAGGGAGTTGGAACATACTGGGTAAACAGCTGGAAGGCTACCGGAGGCAAGACAAAGTATACCGGAAGTGAAGCAAATGATCATAAGATTACATCAAGTGATTTTGTAAGTACAACAATTCCGGGTTACAATGCATCTAAGGGTTCATATGCAACGGACTATCATACTACATTAAGAAATGCTGACGGAAGCATTAACATGAATGGTCTTTTCCAGCTCAGAAGTTCAAGCGATATCGCCAGAACAGGAGCAGGAGCAGGACTGTAA
- a CDS encoding RpiB/LacA/LacB family sugar-phosphate isomerase, whose product MRIALINENSQAAKNDLIYTTLKKVADTKGFEVDNYGMYAADDAAQLTYVQNGILAAILLNSGAADFVVTGCGTGEGAMLALNSFPGVICGHVVDPSDAYMFMQINNGNAISLPFAKGFGWGAELNLTYIFEKLFEGEPGGGYPKERVVPEQRNAKILNEVRKVAFKDSLIDILKNLDQDLVKGAVAGEKFKELFFANCKCDKMKAYVESLLA is encoded by the coding sequence ATGAGAATCGCATTAATTAACGAGAACAGTCAGGCTGCAAAGAATGACCTTATCTACACAACTCTTAAGAAGGTTGCTGATACTAAGGGATTTGAAGTAGACAACTACGGTATGTACGCTGCAGACGATGCTGCACAGCTTACATATGTACAGAATGGTATCCTTGCTGCTATCCTTCTTAACAGCGGTGCCGCTGATTTTGTTGTTACAGGATGCGGAACCGGCGAGGGCGCAATGCTTGCTCTTAACTCATTTCCAGGCGTTATCTGCGGACATGTAGTTGACCCTTCAGATGCATATATGTTTATGCAGATTAACAACGGTAACGCAATCTCTCTTCCATTTGCCAAGGGCTTTGGATGGGGCGCAGAGCTTAACCTTACATATATCTTCGAGAAGCTTTTCGAGGGTGAACCGGGTGGCGGATATCCTAAGGAAAGAGTTGTTCCTGAGCAGCGTAATGCCAAGATTCTTAACGAAGTAAGAAAGGTTGCATTCAAGGACAGCCTTATCGACATTCTCAAGAATCTTGATCAGGATCTTGTAAAGGGTGCTGTTGCAGGTGAGAAGTTTAAAGAACTCTTCTTTGCTAACTGCAAGTGCGATAAGATGAAAGCTTACGTTGAGAGTCTTTTAGCATAA
- a CDS encoding IMP cyclohydrolase encodes MSLSLEQELKGNAYPGRGIVIGRSADNAKAVTAYFIMGRSQNSRNRVFVEDGEGIRTQAFDPSKLEDPSLIIYAPVRVLGNRTIVTNGDQTDTIYDGMDKELTFEQSLRCREFEPDGPNYTPRISGVMHIEGGAFDYSMSILKSNNGNPECCNRYTFSYDRPVAGEGHFIHTYMHDGNPLPSFAGEPKLVEIPDDIDEFTDLVWTSLNEDNKVSLFVRFIDIATGKYETRIVNKNK; translated from the coding sequence ATGAGTTTATCACTTGAGCAGGAATTAAAAGGTAATGCGTATCCGGGACGCGGAATCGTAATCGGAAGAAGTGCTGACAACGCTAAGGCCGTTACGGCATATTTTATCATGGGCAGAAGCCAGAACAGCAGAAACCGTGTATTTGTTGAGGATGGCGAGGGTATCCGCACACAGGCATTTGACCCATCCAAGCTTGAAGATCCAAGTCTTATAATCTACGCGCCTGTAAGAGTTCTTGGTAACAGAACGATTGTTACTAATGGTGACCAGACAGATACTATCTATGATGGAATGGATAAGGAGCTTACATTTGAGCAGTCTTTAAGATGCCGTGAGTTTGAGCCGGATGGTCCTAACTATACACCAAGAATCTCAGGTGTAATGCACATTGAGGGTGGTGCATTTGACTATTCAATGTCAATCCTTAAGAGCAACAACGGCAATCCTGAGTGCTGCAACAGATATACATTCTCGTATGACAGACCTGTTGCCGGAGAAGGACATTTTATCCATACATATATGCATGACGGTAATCCGCTTCCAAGCTTCGCAGGAGAACCAAAGCTCGTTGAGATACCTGACGATATTGATGAATTTACAGATCTTGTATGGACAAGCCTTAACGAGGATAACAAGGTTTCACTGTTTGTAAGATTCATTGATATTGCAACAGGAAAGTATGAGACAAGAATTGTTAATAAGAATAAGTAA
- a CDS encoding phosphoribosylaminoimidazolecarboxamide formyltransferase, which translates to MKELELKYGCNPNQKPSRIFMEDGELPITVLNGKPGYINFLDAFNGWQLVRELKAATNLPAATSFKHVSPAGAAVGLPLTDVERKIYWVDDVDYELSPLASAYARARGADRMSSFGDFISLSDVCDVSTAKLIKREVSDGVIAPGYEPEALEILKAKKKGNYNVIQIDPSYKPAPIERKQVFGVTFEQGRNEVVIDEKFLGDIVTDNKELPESAKTDLIIALITLKYTQSNSVCYAKGGQAIGIGAGQQSRIHCTRLAGSKADNWFLRQAPQVLNLKFKKGIGRPDRDNTIDLYISDDYMDVLADGKWENIFEEKPPVFTREERRAWLDKNTDVALGSDAFFPFGDNIERAFKSGVKYVAQPGGSVRDDNVIEACNNHNMVMCFSGMRLFHH; encoded by the coding sequence ATGAAGGAATTAGAATTAAAATACGGCTGCAACCCTAATCAGAAGCCATCAAGAATATTTATGGAGGACGGAGAACTTCCTATAACAGTGCTTAACGGAAAGCCGGGATATATTAATTTTCTCGATGCTTTCAACGGCTGGCAGCTTGTGCGTGAGCTTAAGGCTGCAACTAATCTTCCTGCGGCTACATCATTTAAGCATGTATCACCTGCAGGTGCTGCCGTAGGTCTTCCGCTTACAGATGTTGAACGTAAGATATACTGGGTGGATGATGTGGATTATGAGCTTTCACCGCTTGCAAGTGCTTATGCAAGAGCAAGAGGCGCAGACAGAATGTCATCATTCGGTGATTTTATATCACTTTCCGATGTGTGTGATGTGAGCACTGCAAAGCTTATCAAGAGAGAGGTTTCTGACGGAGTTATTGCGCCGGGTTATGAGCCTGAGGCACTTGAGATTCTTAAGGCTAAGAAGAAAGGCAATTATAATGTAATCCAGATCGACCCTTCATATAAGCCGGCTCCGATTGAGCGTAAGCAGGTGTTTGGTGTCACATTTGAGCAGGGACGTAATGAGGTTGTTATTGACGAGAAGTTCCTTGGTGATATTGTAACAGATAATAAGGAGCTTCCTGAGTCAGCTAAGACTGATCTTATAATTGCTCTTATAACGCTTAAGTATACACAGTCTAATTCAGTATGTTATGCTAAGGGCGGACAGGCAATCGGTATCGGTGCAGGCCAGCAGTCAAGAATTCATTGTACACGTCTTGCGGGCAGCAAGGCTGATAACTGGTTCCTGCGTCAGGCTCCACAGGTTCTCAACCTTAAGTTTAAGAAGGGAATCGGACGCCCTGACAGAGACAATACAATTGATCTCTATATCAGTGATGATTACATGGATGTTCTTGCAGACGGCAAGTGGGAGAATATCTTTGAGGAGAAGCCTCCTGTATTTACAAGAGAGGAAAGACGTGCATGGCTCGATAAGAATACGGATGTAGCACTTGGTTCAGATGCATTCTTCCCATTCGGTGACAATATTGAGAGAGCATTCAAGAGCGGTGTTAAGTATGTTGCGCAGCCGGGCGGATCAGTGCGCGATGATAATGTTATTGAGGCATGTAACAACCATAATATG